CCCCCTCTTCATCAATAGCAATAAAAATATCATGCCCAATATACCTCTTTATAGCACTAATTAATCCTCTTGCCTGCTCAGCATCTTTTAAATTTTCTCTAAATAAAATTATACCAATCGGATTAATCTTTTTTATTCTATTAATATCATCGGTATTAAGCCCTTGAACATTCTTAAAATTTGTTAAATTTCTAATCCCAATAAATAAGTTTCTATCTTTTAAAATAGTTTGAAAATTAAATTCACCCGAAAATTTAATCAAATCCACAAGATCTGATTTATCCTTATTAAAATATTCATAATCTATTTCTGGTAAAGATTCTATCGCAAATAAATTTAAACAAAAAAAGCTAAAAAATAAAAAAGATAAAGCTTTCAAAAAGTCCATTTATAGAGCCCACAAAGCAAGCCGTAATCTTTTGATAATAAATCAGAAAGAGCACTAAAATTCTTAGCAGCAGAATTATTGACCCCCTTCTTACAACAATCTTCACATCCATCTTCAAGATTACTATTAAGCAACATGTCAATAAATAACTTTGCAGGAAGAAATCTTTTATTTCTATCAACCGTTAAAATTAATGGATTTTCCATTAATTTTAACACTTCCCACGTTATTTGCTCAACCGAAATATATTTACCAATTTCTTTGTCTTGCTCTATAATTCTAATAGGCATTCTTTCTATTATTTCATCAATATTTTTTATCAAATACTCTAAATTAAAAAGCCCAGTTGCACAATTAAATAACAGCCTATTACCCTTATTTTCAAAATCTTGCACAATCTCTGAAGAAATCCCCCCACCAATATCAACACAAGTTAAACGATTTTCACTATTTACTGCCAATACCCCCCCCTTAAAATCTGCCTTGCTTTTAAAACTAAATTCAAACCCAGAAGAATAATTGGTCAAAGCCATTACAGCAAGTGCTTTAAAATTAATTGTAAAGCCTATATTATCAACATTGCCAATGTATATAAATCTTTTCCCAGATTCATAAAGCCTTAAATAAATATCTTTTAAAATTTTAAAATTTTGACCATGACCGGCAGGCAAAGCCAAAATAGAATTGCCATTTTTATTATCTTTGAGAGTAAAATATTGATAACTAGAGCTGTTCAGTTTTTCATAACAATAAACTAAAGGTTGTACAGCTGTAAAAATATCTTCTTTTTTAAAATTACAAAAATTTACACTTTTAATCAAATCATCCGCAAATAAATCATCCAAAAATTTTGAAATAAATTCATCCGTTTTACAACTAGTCATTTGAAATATTGAGGGCTTGATCCTTTTGCCACAACAAGATTCATATTTTTTAGAAGCCATTAAAAGATGTCTAATTTTCAAAGCCAAAAATGAGAATCCAAAACTACCGTTTTTATTAATATAAGCTGGAGTTATCCCCTTTGGAAATTCTCCAAATTTTTCTTTAAATTCAAGTATTTTAGATTCATATAGCACATATAAATCTTCATTTAATGCCCTATTTTTAGCTAAATCAAAATAACTTGTTGCAGAGCCCCCATTTAAGATTCCAAAAGAAAGATATGGGAAAAGCATTAATCCCAAATTTTCAAGATCACAAGAAGAAAAAATATAACAATCACCTTCTTCTAAGCGCAAAAATTTAGAAAAATCATGAAAATATTTTTTTAAATTATCTTCAACCAAACCTTTGTCAAACTTAAACCTCAAAATTTTATCCGAAATATTAAAAATATTTTCATGGCTATCGCAAGGAAAATACTTAATGGATTCAAAATCATTAATCCCTATCTCACCAGAATTAAGTTTTTCAAGTATCATTTCAGAAAAAATTTTATCAACTTTAAAATCCATCAGTTAAAACTAAAACCCTTAAAGAAAAGCTTATTTTAATATAAGCAAAAAAACAAATTTTTAAGTATAATAATATAAGCTATCTCATTGATATTATAGCAATAAGATAGCTATAATATCAATGAGATAGCTATTTATATGCTTAAACAATATTCACTGAACATGAAAAATTTTAAAAAAGCTTTTGATGAGATGATATTTTCTCCTTCAGGATTTAGAAAAATTTTTGCAAAATCAAAAAATGAAGATTCAATGGAAAATGAAATAAACAATGAAGATAAAGTGCTAATAGCACTAATAATCTTCACAATATCAAATTATTTTAAAGATGAATCCAAGCCCTGTATTGGATTAGGATTAGACTCAAGACCAACTGGCAACATTATTATAGAAATAACAATAAAAATATTAATAACAAACAAAGAAAAGATTAAGTTTTTTGGGATACTTCCAATAACTGAAATTTTAGCTTATATAAAAAACAGCAAAGATTCAAAGGGCTTCATTTACATCTCTGCAAGTCATAATCCAATAGGGTACAATGGGATAAAAATAGGCTTAAACGATGGTGGAGTACTAAATTCTGCAAAAGCTCATGAAATAATAAAACAAATTAAAAACAACAGCCAAAATGAAAAGCTAATAAACTATTTAATTAACGCTCTAAACAAATTTGATGAAGATAAATCCCATTTAGAGTATTATAATAAAACAATAAAATTGGAAAGAAAAAATAAAAACCAATCTTACGAAGCATATAAATCATTAATACATGAAATAGCATATGAAAACGATATTAACAATAAAAATATCGAAATTTTAAAGAAAAGAATACTAAAAAATCCAATTGGAATAATAGCAGAAATGAACGGAAGCTCTAGAATCAATTCAATAGATAAAGAATTGATAGAATCTTTGGGATTGAAAATAGAATTATATAATGACGAAATAGGCATTTTTAAGCATAATATTATTCCTGAAGGAAAATCTTTAAATGAATGTAAAAAGCTGCTACAAAATAAATATATACAAGACAATTCTTTTGAGCTAGGATACGTACCAGATTGTGATGGAGATAGGGGCAATCTGGTGTTTATAGATAAAGGCACAAACACTGCAAATATCATCGAAGCACAAAAAATATTTGCACTTGTAGTAATTTCAGAGCTTAGCTATCTTTATTACACAGGAATAAAAAATAATATAGCAATAGTAACCAATGATGCAACATCTCTAAATATTGAAAAAATTGCAAATTTTTTCAACGCAAAAGTTTATAGAGTAGAAGTTGGAGAAGCTAATCTAACAGAAATGGCAGATGATTTAAGAGCTCAGGGATTAATTGTAAAAATCTCAGGAGAAGGATCAAATGGGGGCTGTATAATCCATTCTTCAAGGGTAAGAGACCCAATTACTACTCTACTTAGTATCGTAAAATTATTAAAAATGAAAGAACTTTACCAAATATGGTGCAAATTATCTAAAAACTACTATAAAGAAAAGTACGACTTAAAAGATATTTTAAATACAACAAATTTTTATAGCAATGTAATAGTATCATCCAAGAAAGCTAATTTAACAAATCTCAAAATAGAAAATCAAGAAATTTTAAAAAGCAATTATGAAAATCTATTGATTAAAGAGATAAAAAGCAATAAGTTATTTCAAGAATTATCAATAACTGACTATGAAATCATTAACTATGAAGGCAAAAGGCAATCTAAGATTAGAACAGGAGATTCCTCGGGAGGATTAAAGGTATTGTTAAAAACTAATAAAGAAATTGTTGCAACCTTATGGATGAGAATTTCAAAGACAGAACCAGTAACAAGAGTACTCAGCGAAGTTATTTATGCAAAAAGAAATATTTTGTTCAAGCTACTAGAATTTAACAAAAGACTAATAAAAAAGGCAAATCTACCTAATAATTAACATTGTTTGATTTAAATAATAAGTTAATCACCAATATAAGTTTAGCATAAAATCAATAATTTTCATTCTTCATTTTTTAATTTTTTCTTAGCACTATATTTTATTCCATTCCAAGTTTTTGAAAGTCCTATTAAATCCTTAACATCTTTTACTACTTTATTTGCAACAAACCTTGCCTTGCTCGTACCATCAAAAATAATTTCATCAATGTAATCTTTTTTTTTGGCTTCATAAAAACTTCTTTTATCCCTTATTGGTTTTAAAAAGCTATTCAAAGCTAAAAACAATTTTTTCTTAACCTCAACATCACCTACTTTACCCTTCTTATACCTAATTTTAAGATCTTCAACTTCTTCATGATTACTATTAAAAATACCGTGATAAATAAAAACAGGATTACCCTCAACATTACCAGGAATATCTGCCCTTATTCTATTTGGATCTGTATACATAGACATAATTTTTTTTTCTAACAAATTTTCATCATCGTTTAAAAAAATTGCATTATTAAGACTCTTACTCATTTTATTTTTGCCGTAAATACCCACCAAAGGACGAGAATCTGTGAAAACAGATTCGGGTATTGGGAAAAAATTATTTTCGTACAAATAGTTAAACTTTCTTGCAAGTTCTCTTGCAAATTCAATATGAGATTCATTATCACGCCCAACAGGAACTAAATTTGCTTTTGTCATTAAAATATCTGCGCTCATAAGAACAGGATATCCTAAAAGACCATAAGGAATCTCTTTAAGTCCCGCCGCAATGCTCATATCTTTTATACTTGGAATCCTTTGCAAGCGCGCAACAGTAACAAGCATTGAAAATATTAAATAAAGCTCAAAGAGCTCTGGTATAGCTGATTGCAGATATATGCTAACCTTATCAGGATTAATCCCACAAGCAAGATAATCTAAAACCATTTCTCTAACATTATAAGGTATTGTATTGATGCTCTTCAAATCAGGCTTTGTAGTCAAAGTGTGTAAATCGGCTATAATAAAATATGTTTCATACTCTTCTTGAAATTTCAACCGATTTACTACAGATCCTACATAGTGCCCCAAATGAAGAGAACCAGTGGGCCTATCTCCCGTAAGCATAACCTTTCTTTTCAAAATCAAATCTCCTTACCTTTGCGAGAAACATGGCTAATATTATTTAAAATCTCAGAACCACCTAGAAATACAGAAAAAGACTTTAACCAACTTACATTGTCAACTATTACCTTTACAATCACAGTAAAAGGATAAGCTATTAAAAGACCCACAATACCCCAAAGCCATCCCCAAAAAAACAAAAAACATAAAAGCAAAAATGGTGAAATATCAAGTCTTTTCCCCTGCATTTTTGGCTCAAGAATATTTCCAATCAACATTTGAATAGAAGTATTATATATAAAAATATAAAGCACTATATTTAAATTTGGATAAAATTGAATTAAAGATGTTATTACAATAAAAAACACAGCTAATATAGACCCAATGCTAGGAATAAAATTGAAAACAAAAGTAAGAACTGCCCAGACAAGAGGAAAGTCTTGCCCAAATAAGGTTAATCCAATAAACACCAAAATGCCTGTTAAGCAACTCACAAGAATTTTTATCCCCAAATATTTGCCAATTTGATTATTAATCGTATCTAGGGCCCCAATAAATCTAGTAGATACTGGCTTTTTAAAAGCTTTATCAAGCTTCATTCCAAAAACATGTATTTCTGAAAGCAAAAAATATAACAACAAAAAGACTACTACTAAGCTGCTTGTAAATCCAATAATTTCATTAGAAGCTCTTGTTAGAAACGGATATATATAACCAGAGAAATTCATACTATTAATAACAGAACTATCAACCTTATATCTACTAAGCACATCTTTCATAATAAATGCCAATTGATTTTGATAGTAGGGCAATTGCTTCATTAAAACAGTAACGCTGTAATAAACAAAACTAAAAATTAAATAAGAAAAAGAAAATAATAAAAAGAATATAATAAAAACTATTAAAAATTTTGGAACTTTTAATCTTGCTAAAAAAGTATAAACAGGATAAACCAAAAATCCTAATACTATGGAAATAGCCAAAGGTTTAAATACGGCTTCTGCTATTTTAAAAGCCCCAATAAATATTAAAACTATAACAATACAATAAAAAACAGATTCTACTTTCCAGGGCCTTAACCCTTGATTTGTATTTAAATCTTCAAGCATATTCCTCTCTTTTCGTTTTTTTGCTTTTATTAACCAAACAAAAGTAAATTAAATAGATTACACGTTCAAGCAAATTTTCTCCATTATCCAATTATACAATTTAGTGCCCTTACTATAATTGGCCTCAGCAAAATCTCCCACTCTATTCTCATAAAACAATTTTTTTGCATTTTTATCATTTCCATGATACACTGTCAAGGTATTTCTACAATGTTTCAGAATATTATTTAAGATTTCAAATGCTGGAATATCGCTAAATCCATCTGCAATGTAAAATATATTTTTAAAAGGAATTTGTCTTTTACTCTTTGGTATTCTTTCATTAATCTTCTCATAAGAACCTTTATTGATTTCAAAAATAACTCTAGTTTTTATTGTATGATCTACAAAGTAACAAACACTGCTTAAAATCTTATTTTTAGAAAATTTATCATCTCTGAGTTCGTAAAAAGGCATCAAATAAGAATCTATAAACTCACATGCCCACACTTTGCTTACATAAGGCGCAATTTTGCTTCCCAAAATCATTTGTCTAAACCCACTTGAAACAATGTAAATTTTAACCTGCGAATTATTATTTTCCAGCTTCTTATTTATTTCAGCTATCTCATCAAATAAACCAATAACCCCTTCAAAAAATCTTAATTTAGCACCCAAATTAAACAATACTCTATTATCCAGACTTTTAAAAACCCCCTCCCTTACGTAGGTTAAAAAATGGGATAAATATATCATTTCATTAGAAATTATATTATAACCGTTTTGCCTATAAACATGCTCTAAACCTTCAACTTCTCTCCAAAAGGAACAAGAATCAACACAATACTCATCAAACAGTACTTGCTGCATATTACCATAAATAAGAGTATTATCAAAATCAAATATTAAAGCTATAATATTTTCTCTTTCATTCATAAATTCAAAAACAATTTAATTTAATAATTACAAACTGTGCTTATTTATATATTTTATATTATACTAATATAGGTTAATAAGTACAGTGTTTTCACATTGAGTAGAAAATTTATGATGGACATAAATGATTTAAATCAAATAAAAGATACTTTTTCAAGAATTTTAGATCTAAGCTTAATTAGTATACTAGTATACTACATATACAAAAACGTAATCAATT
Above is a genomic segment from Borreliella mayonii containing:
- a CDS encoding UTP--glucose-1-phosphate uridylyltransferase is translated as MDFKVDKIFSEMILEKLNSGEIGINDFESIKYFPCDSHENIFNISDKILRFKFDKGLVEDNLKKYFHDFSKFLRLEEGDCYIFSSCDLENLGLMLFPYLSFGILNGGSATSYFDLAKNRALNEDLYVLYESKILEFKEKFGEFPKGITPAYINKNGSFGFSFLALKIRHLLMASKKYESCCGKRIKPSIFQMTSCKTDEFISKFLDDLFADDLIKSVNFCNFKKEDIFTAVQPLVYCYEKLNSSSYQYFTLKDNKNGNSILALPAGHGQNFKILKDIYLRLYESGKRFIYIGNVDNIGFTINFKALAVMALTNYSSGFEFSFKSKADFKGGVLAVNSENRLTCVDIGGGISSEIVQDFENKGNRLLFNCATGLFNLEYLIKNIDEIIERMPIRIIEQDKEIGKYISVEQITWEVLKLMENPLILTVDRNKRFLPAKLFIDMLLNSNLEDGCEDCCKKGVNNSAAKNFSALSDLLSKDYGLLCGLYKWTF
- a CDS encoding AI-2E family transporter; the protein is MLEDLNTNQGLRPWKVESVFYCIVIVLIFIGAFKIAEAVFKPLAISIVLGFLVYPVYTFLARLKVPKFLIVFIIFFLLFSFSYLIFSFVYYSVTVLMKQLPYYQNQLAFIMKDVLSRYKVDSSVINSMNFSGYIYPFLTRASNEIIGFTSSLVVVFLLLYFLLSEIHVFGMKLDKAFKKPVSTRFIGALDTINNQIGKYLGIKILVSCLTGILVFIGLTLFGQDFPLVWAVLTFVFNFIPSIGSILAVFFIVITSLIQFYPNLNIVLYIFIYNTSIQMLIGNILEPKMQGKRLDISPFLLLCFLFFWGWLWGIVGLLIAYPFTVIVKVIVDNVSWLKSFSVFLGGSEILNNISHVSRKGKEI
- a CDS encoding phosphoglucomutase, whose product is MLKQYSLNMKNFKKAFDEMIFSPSGFRKIFAKSKNEDSMENEINNEDKVLIALIIFTISNYFKDESKPCIGLGLDSRPTGNIIIEITIKILITNKEKIKFFGILPITEILAYIKNSKDSKGFIYISASHNPIGYNGIKIGLNDGGVLNSAKAHEIIKQIKNNSQNEKLINYLINALNKFDEDKSHLEYYNKTIKLERKNKNQSYEAYKSLIHEIAYENDINNKNIEILKKRILKNPIGIIAEMNGSSRINSIDKELIESLGLKIELYNDEIGIFKHNIIPEGKSLNECKKLLQNKYIQDNSFELGYVPDCDGDRGNLVFIDKGTNTANIIEAQKIFALVVISELSYLYYTGIKNNIAIVTNDATSLNIEKIANFFNAKVYRVEVGEANLTEMADDLRAQGLIVKISGEGSNGGCIIHSSRVRDPITTLLSIVKLLKMKELYQIWCKLSKNYYKEKYDLKDILNTTNFYSNVIVSSKKANLTNLKIENQEILKSNYENLLIKEIKSNKLFQELSITDYEIINYEGKRQSKIRTGDSSGGLKVLLKTNKEIVATLWMRISKTEPVTRVLSEVIYAKRNILFKLLEFNKRLIKKANLPNN
- a CDS encoding HAD family hydrolase, with product MNERENIIALIFDFDNTLIYGNMQQVLFDEYCVDSCSFWREVEGLEHVYRQNGYNIISNEMIYLSHFLTYVREGVFKSLDNRVLFNLGAKLRFFEGVIGLFDEIAEINKKLENNNSQVKIYIVSSGFRQMILGSKIAPYVSKVWACEFIDSYLMPFYELRDDKFSKNKILSSVCYFVDHTIKTRVIFEINKGSYEKINERIPKSKRQIPFKNIFYIADGFSDIPAFEILNNILKHCRNTLTVYHGNDKNAKKLFYENRVGDFAEANYSKGTKLYNWIMEKICLNV
- the trpS gene encoding tryptophan--tRNA ligase yields the protein MKRKVMLTGDRPTGSLHLGHYVGSVVNRLKFQEEYETYFIIADLHTLTTKPDLKSINTIPYNVREMVLDYLACGINPDKVSIYLQSAIPELFELYLIFSMLVTVARLQRIPSIKDMSIAAGLKEIPYGLLGYPVLMSADILMTKANLVPVGRDNESHIEFARELARKFNYLYENNFFPIPESVFTDSRPLVGIYGKNKMSKSLNNAIFLNDDENLLEKKIMSMYTDPNRIRADIPGNVEGNPVFIYHGIFNSNHEEVEDLKIRYKKGKVGDVEVKKKLFLALNSFLKPIRDKRSFYEAKKKDYIDEIIFDGTSKARFVANKVVKDVKDLIGLSKTWNGIKYSAKKKLKNEE